GCTCTATAATACCTCTCTGTATTttttagcagggttcaccggACAATTAGAGAATAACAGCCTCTCATTTTAACACAGCATTGAACTACAACTCTCCACATTCTCGCTGGTGGCAGATAAACCTGCTTGCTCTTTCAGGCGACACGCCCCAAAGCGATGAGCGAACGGCAGAAAAAGTGGATTGGCTGCGATGCCGCATCGCtggagcttagatcgggcccaaaatatccagcccgacccggcccaagcccgtgcacgttctCCCGGAGTCCGACCCGGCCCaagccccatacactgtcattatgagccccaTACACTGTCAATAGGTTtacataaaatcaaaatagcattaaaaaacagatgcctacatcacagactattttcttgagcccgaggGAAGTGGTGGTAAATCTCTAAGCTCCACGCGTTGCTGCAGTGTTAATGTACTGTAATTGCTTATCTATCGGCAGAACGGTGggcgcccataaccacgcctacCACTTCAAAGTTCAACCTGCTATCAAAGTTAAACATGGTTTAAAATTCATGACGTGAACTCGCACAACCAAGTGAAAAACTGTAGTCCAACAAACAATAAACGTGCACGAGtgaatgatattattattattttttaaatctaatttatttctattttttttcccattttctccccaatttacacggccaattacccaattgTTTTGTAAGAGGCATGCGTTCAGATGATTATCAGATTTTAGTGATagagtagggctggggcgacgcgtcgacataatcgacgtcatcgattataaaaatacatcgatttgcataacgtgcgtcggcgcgtcgtaaacatggcggcgcctgtggagagcattagaggttagatcggcccaaaaattCCGAACCGAcccagcccgtgcacgttctgctctagcccgacccgacctgaaccataaactggctgttttcgggctgtttgaatgagcgaaatatgatcagaattatgttaattaacacggtaacatagaagcatagaactattatttaattaaaatgatttttaagaacagctaaacacagttctgcaagtcaaacgcggaggagttcacgtgcaagagagagagagagagagagagagacacacacacacacaaacagagagagagagatttgcgtgttctggtgagagctactcacaggtgaaggttctctttgatctccttgtgctcatattctagtcccatacataattctacagctccctcagtgttttctgtcgtattttgctctagagagcttggactccggagagcaatctccagctacaaaaaaaacgccagcgggcatctaaagtttgggagcatttcacgcaaaagggcaacaatgtggtcctctgccatacgtgcaaaaggagcacttgaagcgcaaacatccaggagcactatgtcaacagggtcacacagtaagttaccgtttacatcagggtctccgcgggtgtccttaaaaagacttaaggctgtctaccaaaggttttaaacctgccacaggcagaaattatacatttttggtttatatttgtgcatggcatttcgcagtttccagaaacagtagcattattcataagttcaggtgtttagctaagctagctgccttaagttattttagctagcgccgtcggcgctgcggtgttacaccgttttctgtcaccgtcggaattttgtgaccagtgctcacggttatgagcgttcattggcaaaacggaagctttctatacctacaccttaccctcagccctaaactgaaccgttttggccagtcggggtaaacattagaaacgaacacgtttcgaatcggccagtgcaccggtctgctgagaactacttgcccgtggtcacaaaatctagcggtcacagaaaacagtgcaacacacggttgtggtgtatgggagcttatccatttttagcgttatagatctaaacaacgtgctgtacatgtaagtgattataagtgtggggtttggtttagtaggcttgtgttgttgttgttgttgttgttattatatataaatatagtaatttatcgtttgctttaaaacgtaaaataataattatttaaatatgtttctcaataaatagattagtcgactaatcaaaaaaaataatcgttagaataatcgtttaaaaaataatcgttagggacagccctatgatagagagtaagatattttatgtgtgtaatttacctgatgttagtttttatgtgtttaaatcAGATGCTCACATGtaccaggaatgggtggaccaaagaccaagctcccagcagcattatttattttttgttacgaTATCACCTGTTAAGGATTATctgattttccaataattttTCTCCTTTTTATAGGGTTATCCatgttaccttttttattttacgtaatgttgtatgttgtaaaattaaagaagggttccaaaacttgtcatacatgTCAGTGTATTCCCAacattagtgatggtgttactaattttaacgttagtgttctagggttaaattAGGCTCGTCACCTCTTACACCTCTGCAAACATGAGCTGACAAACGGTACATACCGGTACATGCGGTTTATACTTCTGCTTCAAACCTAGGCTGTAGCGTGCCtttgtggtttaaactgcagaacaGAAGTATAAACGCAGGCAGTGGTTTAGACAACGCATTGACTTGATGCAAAACAATAAACCAGCCTTTACACTGCGGATCGAGTTTCCGTCATGTAGCAGAGAGTGTTTAAATAGATTAATTTTACAGTTTATGACAAAATAATACACAGttaataataaaacagttaatATCAGGTGATGTTGGTGTGGTGTTTCTGCAGGATGCTCTGTACAGAGAGGTATGAGAGGACCCATCACTAAGTCTGTGGGAGATTCGGTGGTGCTGCCCTGCTCCTGTGAAGACCTGCAGCACAACCCAAACACACTGATGTGGGGATATACAAAGAGGATTGCATTAGGCAACTACAATGCTGAACATTCAGTGTTTCCAGAGGACAGAGAACAGAGTCAGAGATACAGAGGCAGATTTCAGAGACTGACTCAGAATCCTCCAGGAGATTTATCTCTAATCATCTCCCACCTCACTGAAGAAGATGAAGGACTGTATCTGTGTGGCATCAACGGGAAATACACCACTGCTGTCCCTCTTTATATCAGAGGTAAATCAAACATTACCAAAGATTCATTTTGGTGGAAGCTGCTTTGAGAAAATGCACATCATACAGTCATCATGCCACTGGCAGGAGTTACATAGATTAATCAAGTAGTTTACAGGTTGGAGGTGGAAAAATCAGGAGCAATTCACAGAAGCAATTCTTGCAGAAGTGAATAAAGCTTAGTTGTTGACTACAGCGCACAAGAAAGATTATCACTTATCACACCTATCACTTCTCTTCTATAATTAAATATCCACTGTGAAGGATGAGGAATAAGTTGAGGTAATTTactatgtattatgtattttcttgaATGTTGAAGTTGAATTTAGAGCCTATGTTAAGGTACACTTTAAATGCATTAATTGCTGTTGTAAACTATcattaaacaacaaataaaagagCAAACTCAGTTTTCGTTAGGATTTACATTGAAAATTATGACTACTCAACTATTTACTATTAGTCAACTAGTGTGAAAATTACTATTTGTGAAACCCCTATTTACAAGTAACCCTTTATTTAAAGAATCAtgtagtttaaaaaaacaaatttggcATTAAATACTATTCTTAAACACAAAAagtgtagaaatgtgttgtaatcaatatCATTATCAGTGTAATtcatgcatttatttacactgtaaatttcATACTGAAGAAATCAAAGTTATACAGCAACACATGCAATTGCAAAAGGTGTTacacaaagcagaatatgttttatactttagattcttctaagtaccacatttagcttttatAAAGGTTTGCACATCATTGGTATTTTTCTCtgtgtctttatgaggtagagtcacctggaattcttGGCATCTTGAAGGTGTTCCTGGAggtgcttttccttcacgctgtttGTGGAGCCCAAACACTTcttttgtttattacataattccacatgtgtcctttaatagttttgatgtttttaatattaatctaccatGCAAAAAAGTCAGTTAAGAGCCCCTGATGATACATATTACCTGTACATTCACCACAGAGTACCCCTACCTGCAATACGTGTAGGTGAGATTAAAGACGGCGGAAGTGTTGAGAGTGTTAAGCGTCCCATGCACTGGACCTACATTACTAGGGAAATTCCTAATGGcatgaaaatatattttctctgAATGATGGTAAAATTTATGTAGGTGCGAGCATAGCACAGTAACAGTCTGGTTACAGAATGCATGGACTTAGAGACAGCAGCTTTGCTAAAACAGTGACCATCACCATTAATGTGTGGGGATTCATTGATTGCATTGATTGGTTAATTCAAATGTGCCCAATTAGACTGCAAGCTACAAACAAAGTGATTTcattatataatatgatataatataatataatacaatataatataatacaatattatacagtataatataatataatacattctcACAGATTTGGCAtctctggtgtttaaggtgctaaACTGCAAGCAGAATCCACTTAAAAAAGTTCTTTATGTTCTTAAGTGAATAAGTGGGTCAGGTTACTCGTTAATTTGTGAGCGAGTTTTCATAGTACTTTATATACGTAAGAGTTTGGGAAACAGtcttaaatatacatttaagtatGCGTTTTAAGAAGCTTTGGCAAAACACACCCCTAGTTCTATGTCAGTTTCTATAGCTTTTATTTACTATGTTGCATAATTCTTCACCCTGGCTTACAATGTACATCACTAATtaggtttaaattttttttttacagaataatgtTTAACAGATCTTAGCACTGTACTTTAGAGCATAGTTAAGGTTAATGTGTTGCTGATTGTGTGTATTTTGGATCTGTTGCTCTACAGGCTGTTCTGTGATAAATGATGGTGGGAACAGTCTCATCAAATCTCCAGGAGAGTCTGTGCTGCTGCCCTGCTTTTGTCCCGAAGAGAAGAAGATCAATCCTCAGAGAGTCACATGGTTCTTCTCAAAGCCGGGGTCTGCAGATAAGATCTCAGTGTCTAATGAGACTCAATCCTACAGCGGCAGAGTTTGGATGTTTGATCAACCAAAATCCAGGAATTTCTCTTTTCTCATCTCAGACCTGAATAAAGACGACTCTGGAGAATACCGGTGCAGAGCTGATGAAAAATACAGGCCATATGTCACACTAGAGGTCAAAGGTCAGACTGTTAAACTGTTGTTAAACTGCTTTAGTGTTATCCACAATGCCCTAGGGCAACTGATACACCACATTATCAGACTTATTATGTacaaattatgtaaatattttccaaactgatttgagtcactttcactTTTGGTCCTAGatctgatacatatctgattcCTGGACATGTGGCATAAATGTGAACAGTTAGCTAAGGTTCCATGCATTATGTGTTTACTGTGCTAATGTACTGAACACTATTGTGAGATGTGAATATAAATGAAtgtctgttgtgtgtgtttttaattcagGCTGCACTCTGTCAGAGAATAAACAGACAGTTCCAATAATCAGATCATCAGGAGAGTCTGTTCTTCTGTCCTGCTCCTGTACTGACCTGCAGGACAGTCCTGAAAGAGTACAGTGGAGAACACCAGACCATGAAGATCTCTTCTCTACTGAACTCCatcagagatacagagacagagttCAGACGTTTAAGCAGAACTCTCCAGGAAACCTCTCTGTACTGATCTCAGACCTGACTGTAGAGGATGGAGGAACATATTCATGCTGGATAAACCAGAACCAGCACAGGACCTTCAGCCTCACTGTTAAAGGTAAACTGCTGGAGTCACtcttggaaacacacacacacacacacactcacattatgAGAATGCTTTACGTTTCTGCAGACTGTACACTGTCAAACTCTCAGGAGAAACAGATTGTTAGATACCCAAAAGAGTCTGTTCTCCTGCCCTTGTGGACATTTTTGAGTGTCAGACACAAGCATTTAAACTTCAGTATCTCCTCTATGTGTAAATAGAATGTTCTTattcattttgtgttttacatACAGGACTGAGAGAGTTCTGCACTGGAGGGCATGGAAAAGTCTAAAAAACATCCACTAATCAACAGACTTCACCACCACAAGTCACTCACTGTCCAAGAGGAAAAACCCAAAGGATGCAATGAAgtgattgttttaaaatgtttaaatctgaTAGAACAAAATTTCAGAGTCAATATTTCTGAGTTTTGAGCTTTTACATTTTTCTGtacaattattttcttttctatttactATCATTTACTGGTAGATACAGGCAAAACGTAAAATCTATTTCTTATTACAAAATAtatcctgattttttttgttcccatatttaaagaaagaaaaaaaactcatctGAAGATATTTTAAAGAGCTGCCTGAGTAAATAAATAGTGGAATGTGTTGTTTGTGGAGCTGCATGAGACAAATTAATCTAAAATCCTGTAATAATACTCAACCCATATGTTCACATGCTTCTCTTACTTCAGATGCTGATTCTATATCTTTCAACACTTATACAGCTGTCCAGTAGGGGGCGCACAAAGACTGATATATATTAACTGCAGTGGAGTAAAGGTGAATAACACTCCCCAGCTGTAGGAAGCCCAGGAGTAACCAGGGGGGTTCTGGGGTTGTTATTTTGAGCGTATCTCAGGACCCACCCCAAAATATATTGTGACTAGGACTAGGACTAGGCCTATATTGTTTTTAGATTAATTTCACTACACCTCAAATGAACAAATATTTCATGGTCTTGAGTTTAAACTGTGATGGGTAGAAAATAAATGTAGTTAATGCGATCACAAACTGTGTGATGTGATTTGGTtcaaacatgattcaaacatgtaAACAAACAAGTAGGCAAGCTTTAACTAACATTAACCTAACACTAACACAAATCAAACCCAAAATTCAGTcctcgtaaaaaaaaaataccaataaaaacaatacatttttataagaTCTTCTAGAATAGAAAAACACCATAGAAACTTAAGATTTCCATATTTTccatttgttattatttattttattttttttactttgtttcattgtgatgcagaacagagccaaCATTTTGTAGCTTCCTGCACAtatgaaaaaaagaggaaattaccaattaaattgtagtgattatgtttatttttgtgtattttagctagctcacccCTACTGTTAGCTAGTTctctgcttaccttagttctctcctctgtaacgtagctagctcgctgctaattttagtatgctagctagctcgccCCCAAATTGACAGTAATTTTAGGACAGTTTAAGATCTTAATTACCAGGGTTTTAATTTTAAGGATCTGCGGAAGAGGCACAGGTGAGGAGAAAGCAGAGGGTGGAGTCACGCAACATCAAcaagttctcttttctttgtccaTTTTCTCATCCGTAttactttttttctgtgttttggcTGCAAATCAGCACACAGACAATATTACTATTTCGTGAACTAAAGTGTTAAATTCTCATTATCAAGATTAGGTTAGATGCTTAAACTATTAAAATCAGGTTTAACAAAATGTCTAAGTTGAAGGACAGTGGGGAAATATCATCTTAGATGAAGGAATCTTGAATGATTGTGATCGGCGATTTCTGTAacacttggtaaaatcaaatcatagaaaaacaacactaggaCTATGTTACAACACTAGGGACATGTTAATAAtggtgaaagtaagagcatttccacatttTGCATAATGTGAAGGGAACTGAAAATGGGACTGAACAGCTGTATAACCTTAACTAATCCACTTATCAGTGAGTCTAATTGGCAAAAATGGCTTTAATTTGCCAGAGAACATGAAGGTTAGATTAAATGGATCAATGGAAGAAGGTTGTGTGGTTTGATGAGTCCTTTACTTTGATCCAGAGTGATGTGcacatcagggtaagaagagagaagtgctggagaagactttgtgcagtgctcCAAACCTCCCATCATTAATACAAGATCTTTGGGAGAAATTAACGcaactctggacagaaataaatgttgcgatgttgcagaagcttgtggaaacgaTGGTACAGCAAATCAGTAAAGccgtaatcaaagctaaaagtgGTCCAATCAAATATCAGTGTGTggggctttttttttggtcaggcagtgaaTATAACTAATATCATCATGTGAGCACCTCTTACACTAGATGTGCAAATCTAACACTAGAGGGATTCCTCACATCAGGAGTGTGAACTGTTCAGCACTGTGACTTTAATACTGAGTCAGTTTAGTCTGTGACAGTAGTTGAACAGAGGTGTCGAGTAATGAAGCACAACTACTCTGTTATCTTACTTCAGTAGAAATGTAGATTTCTGTAtcatctgtactttactggagtaattattactttttaacttcTACTCTTTACATGTTTCTCCTATTTCCTTATTTTTCTTAACGGCTTGccgccaaaaaaagaaaaaatcagcgTCTGATTGAAGATGCTGCTCTGGGTGTATCTGCTCTACTGTGTGCTGCATGAGATTTCAGGTAAGTTTCatgtgaatagtgtgtgtgtgtgtgtgtgtgtgtgtttgttcaatAGTGGATAGCAGAGGAAATTATTCTGTGGTTATTATTAGTGTgtttttatatctctctctctctctctctgatcttgAATGTTTCTATTTAGGAGAGACAGTATTCTTTTCTGAATGTTCACACTTGTTTAACAGGAGTGTTTCTGAATAATATTTTAGTACTAATCACAATATGTAAAGAAAAATCACAAGATTATTAAACCTTctctaaaatcaaagaaaatctttGTAGAATTTGAGTAGATGAGCTAAACAAATATAGCAAGAACACAAAAATAGACACTATAAAACACTATTCTACTATACTGTAGTAACTGGCACTATGAACTGTAAGTAAtttaacctgtgtgtgtgtgtttgtgtgttagtgtgtgtgtgtgtgacttaacCCTTTGATGTGCAACATATGCAAacccctctaatgcgcaacatgggtcaaaaatgacccgcattcattttctatggaacttcatgaatggctgagtgtttctatgatatatcttagcaatataTTAACTCAGTCACTCAgagtttaaggtatttttttatttatcttgtttttgatcatcatacatccttatttacattttattttacctactttttgaataaaagccctttttgtatcactatccctctaatgcacacatgggtcaaaaatgacctgcattaattttctatgttaattcatgtatggctaaatgtttttttttattagcacatttttattgtcatttattactttatgaagaagcttttgtatttctacatcagttttacacacacgggtcagacaccatccacatttaccatttcacaaatcaaatattatgtacagttataTTTCACTACTGGCATCAGATATTTTCTAAGGTAATGTTACTGTAAAACAGCACTGAGTTGTGAGactggagctgtgctgagctgtgaaatggtgaATGTGGGTggtgtctgacccgtgtgtgtaaaactgatgtagaaatacaaacgcttcttcataaagtaataaaggagaataaaaatgaagatttgtgctaaaCAAACCCTCAGCTATGCATGAATTAA
The Astyanax mexicanus isolate ESR-SI-001 chromosome 13, AstMex3_surface, whole genome shotgun sequence DNA segment above includes these coding regions:
- the LOC103046516 gene encoding polymeric immunoglobulin receptor isoform X34; amino-acid sequence: MLLWVYLLYCVLHEISGCSVPRGMRGPITKSVGDSVVLPCSCEDLQHNPNTLMWGYTKRIALGNYNAEHSVFPEDREQSQRYRGRFQRLTQNPPGDLSLIISHLTEEDEGLYLCGINGKYTTAVPLYIRGCSVINDGGNSLIKSPGESVLLPCFCPEEKKINPQRVTWFFSKPGSADKISVSNETQSYSGRVWMFDQPKSRNFSFLISDLNKDDSGEYRCRADEKYRPYVTLEVKGCTLSENKQTVPIIRSSGESVLLSCSCTDLQDSPERVQWRTPDHEDLFSTELHQRYRDRVQTFKQNSPGNLSVLISDLTVEDGGTYSCWINQNQHRTFSLTVKDCTLSSSQEKQIVRYPGESVLLPCSCSDPQTRPVSIKWEHVDSGLMEVSNRTGRYAGRIHMFNEKHPANLSLLLSNLTEQDNGLYRCTINNEKSISMKLNVKDCTLSSSQETPIVGQPGNTTFEMNWTYWTPILSCVFLILLLLLGAAAYIFCKHRKGKRRSGKETEQRGNKEDDITYSSIAHGKKAKPPNTEDNITYASIAHGKKAKPPKTEDDVIYSSVVHDKKAKPTQRQAEEDVTYADVAFRRKSKKAEKQNNVTFSSEACKSERDTEEPTVYASVKTTKK